In Stieleria varia, one genomic interval encodes:
- a CDS encoding sialate O-acetylesterase — MNRTPMHWRTAIACLLLLVSVAIRPTAAAAQLQLASVFSEHMVLQCESPVPIWGVAVANEQVQVEIDGLVHTTTADSQGHWRITLKSHPGALRQYKLSVRSGKDELVFTDVVFGHVWLAAGQSNMAYTVGAMAEKLVEAREMVAGADSHFIRFCKINDSDAAEPQTDLAIAANWEVCTKQNVKDFSAVAYVFAEELNAKLSVPVGIIDCSWGGKPIEPFIPATAFADHPTLREIKSRADTGDTEGIQTMRGGTFVRDSSWLPGTIFNGRIAPIVPYGLRGVIWYQGESNSGRGEDPRDYEHKMRALITGWRDAWKRPSLPVYYVQLPQWTSYAWPYLREEQRRVTNVPHTGMVVTIDLENNNDIHPPNKITVGKRLALWPLSKEYPDKLVAHGPMFARATFRDGYAVVDFDHTNGGLMAGQIKDIRSAVKDVGGTLNGFELIAAEGDWTSADATIAGTQVIVSSPHVPDPIAVRYACLPQAAKDAPWNLYSITGLPATPFCSNWQLMPYDPSKNPAPAK, encoded by the coding sequence ATGAATCGAACTCCCATGCATTGGCGAACCGCCATCGCCTGCTTGCTCTTGCTCGTGTCGGTAGCGATTCGACCAACCGCCGCCGCGGCGCAACTCCAGCTGGCAAGCGTCTTTTCCGAACACATGGTGCTGCAGTGTGAATCCCCGGTGCCGATTTGGGGTGTCGCCGTAGCCAATGAACAGGTGCAAGTCGAGATCGATGGACTGGTCCACACGACCACTGCGGACAGTCAGGGGCATTGGCGGATCACCTTGAAATCACACCCGGGTGCCTTACGCCAGTACAAACTGTCCGTTCGCTCGGGCAAGGACGAATTGGTGTTCACCGATGTCGTGTTCGGACATGTATGGCTGGCAGCGGGTCAATCCAACATGGCTTATACGGTCGGCGCGATGGCAGAAAAACTTGTCGAAGCTCGCGAAATGGTGGCAGGGGCCGACAGCCATTTCATTCGGTTTTGCAAAATCAACGACTCCGACGCTGCCGAGCCACAGACAGATCTTGCCATCGCAGCGAATTGGGAAGTTTGCACCAAACAGAACGTCAAGGACTTCTCCGCAGTGGCTTACGTGTTTGCTGAAGAATTGAATGCCAAACTGAGCGTTCCCGTCGGGATCATCGACTGTTCGTGGGGCGGCAAACCGATCGAACCCTTCATCCCGGCAACGGCGTTCGCGGACCATCCCACATTACGCGAGATCAAATCACGTGCCGACACGGGGGACACAGAGGGGATTCAGACGATGCGAGGTGGAACCTTCGTTAGAGATTCCAGTTGGTTGCCAGGCACGATCTTCAACGGGCGCATTGCCCCGATCGTTCCCTATGGTCTGCGTGGCGTGATTTGGTACCAAGGTGAATCCAACAGTGGGCGAGGTGAAGATCCACGAGATTACGAACACAAAATGCGTGCCTTGATCACCGGCTGGCGTGATGCCTGGAAACGCCCCAGCCTGCCAGTCTATTACGTGCAGTTGCCACAGTGGACCAGCTACGCATGGCCGTACCTGCGTGAAGAACAGCGTCGCGTGACGAACGTTCCGCATACCGGCATGGTCGTCACGATTGACCTCGAAAACAACAACGATATCCATCCGCCGAACAAAATCACGGTGGGCAAGCGACTGGCTTTGTGGCCACTATCGAAGGAATACCCAGACAAATTGGTCGCTCACGGACCGATGTTTGCCAGGGCTACGTTTCGCGATGGCTACGCTGTGGTTGATTTTGATCACACCAATGGTGGCCTGATGGCCGGCCAGATCAAGGACATTCGTTCCGCGGTGAAAGACGTCGGAGGGACGCTCAACGGATTCGAACTGATCGCGGCGGAGGGAGACTGGACATCGGCCGACGCAACAATTGCTGGCACCCAGGTGATCGTCTCCAGTCCCCATGTTCCCGACCCAATCGCCGTTCGGTACGCATGCCTTCCACAGGCAGCCAAGGACGCACCTTGGAATCTCTACTCCATCACCGGACTGCCGGCTACGCCATTCTGCTCGAACTGGCAACTCATGCCTTACGACCCGAGTAAGAACCCTGCACCTGCGAAATGA
- a CDS encoding family 16 glycoside hydrolase — MLRSTLVFAVALLVSHSLVSLPAYAEKNASLTPKLASVGSPVVQETFDGEKLDKVMSAVKGEWKLVDGALHGKELAADKHAAVLNFQKKNHNSVVQFSFKFDDNTKGLHFSLNHSGGHLFRVAVSPDKLTVNLDKDKKDPKSKAIALGSAKGDFKSGQWHTMMVEMVGDKVVVQTDAGASVSISHAKLDTDKPNYRFVMRGNSLSIDDLTIWEVN, encoded by the coding sequence ATGTTGCGATCAACCCTTGTGTTTGCTGTTGCTTTGCTGGTCAGCCATTCCCTCGTCAGCTTACCTGCGTACGCCGAAAAGAACGCTTCGCTGACTCCAAAACTGGCATCGGTCGGTTCGCCGGTCGTCCAGGAAACGTTTGACGGCGAGAAACTGGACAAAGTCATGTCGGCGGTCAAAGGAGAGTGGAAGCTCGTCGACGGCGCATTGCATGGCAAAGAACTGGCCGCAGACAAACACGCCGCCGTGCTGAACTTTCAGAAGAAAAATCACAACTCGGTGGTTCAGTTCTCCTTTAAGTTCGATGACAACACCAAAGGGTTGCATTTCAGTTTGAACCACAGTGGTGGCCACTTGTTCCGAGTCGCCGTGTCGCCCGACAAACTGACGGTGAACTTGGACAAAGACAAGAAAGATCCAAAGTCGAAAGCGATTGCACTCGGCTCGGCTAAGGGAGATTTCAAGAGCGGCCAGTGGCACACGATGATGGTCGAAATGGTTGGCGACAAAGTTGTCGTCCAAACCGACGCCGGAGCAAGCGTGTCGATCAGCCATGCCAAGCTGGACACGGACAAGCCCAACTACCGCTTCGTGATGCGTGGCAACTCTCTGTCGATCGACGACCTGACGATCTGGGAAGTCAACTAA
- a CDS encoding pyridoxine 5'-phosphate synthase → MIELGVNIDHVATVRQARRTYEPDPVIAAALAEQGGADGITFHLREDRRHIQDRDVEVLIQTVTVKTNMEIACADEVVGIACRLKPDWALLVPESRQEVTTEGGLNVTGDDGRIARAVARLKDQGILTSLFIDPDPAQVAASAALGVDAVELHTGPYALAKRDAIQHELQRLIDSGKVASDAGIRLHAGHGLNYNNVRPVARIPDMIELNIGHAIVSRAVMVGMRDAVAEMRRILDVCCG, encoded by the coding sequence ATGATAGAGCTGGGCGTCAATATCGACCACGTCGCCACCGTTCGGCAAGCGCGACGTACTTACGAACCCGATCCGGTGATCGCTGCCGCTTTGGCCGAACAAGGCGGCGCGGATGGAATCACGTTTCACTTGCGCGAAGATCGTCGGCACATCCAAGATCGCGACGTGGAAGTACTGATTCAGACGGTCACAGTTAAGACCAACATGGAGATCGCGTGTGCCGATGAAGTCGTCGGGATCGCTTGCCGGTTGAAGCCCGATTGGGCACTGTTGGTGCCCGAGAGCCGCCAAGAAGTCACCACGGAAGGCGGCTTGAACGTGACCGGCGACGACGGACGCATCGCCAGGGCCGTCGCTCGACTGAAAGATCAAGGAATCCTGACCAGCCTGTTCATCGATCCTGATCCCGCGCAAGTCGCTGCGTCCGCTGCATTGGGTGTTGATGCGGTCGAGTTGCACACGGGGCCGTACGCCCTGGCCAAACGCGATGCGATCCAGCACGAACTACAACGCTTGATCGATTCCGGCAAAGTAGCCAGTGACGCCGGCATCCGTTTGCACGCCGGGCACGGTTTGAATTACAACAACGTTCGACCGGTCGCCCGAATCCCTGATATGATCGAATTGAACATCGGTCATGCGATCGTCAGCCGCGCGGTGATGGTCGGCATGAGAGACGCCGTCGCGGAAATGCGACGCATTCTGGACGTATGTTGCGGATGA